The following are from one region of the Leptospira selangorensis genome:
- a CDS encoding LIC13410 family lipoprotein: MKRQLSAISFAAVLIFGACSSEQKKSEPAYVPNSDIRVVEANMIKEGDKRIKAEAVLGTPTFEENTQDGSVLEWYLESTTYQKNSYKTLAEKPSRVDDSTKYIKVIVDKKGVIKKYEYKL, from the coding sequence ATGAAACGCCAATTATCCGCAATATCATTTGCTGCGGTACTTATTTTCGGAGCTTGTTCTTCCGAACAAAAAAAATCGGAGCCGGCTTACGTTCCGAATTCGGATATTCGTGTTGTAGAAGCGAATATGATCAAGGAAGGAGATAAAAGAATTAAAGCAGAAGCTGTTTTAGGAACTCCTACTTTCGAAGAAAACACCCAAGACGGATCCGTTTTAGAATGGTATCTTGAATCTACTACTTACCAAAAAAATTCTTACAAAACTTTGGCAGAGAAACCTTCCAGAGTTGATGATAGTACTAAGTATATCAAAGTGATCGTTGATAAAAAAGGTGTGATCAAAAAATACGAATACAAACTCTAA
- a CDS encoding LIC13411 family adhesin produces the protein MKKRLSIHFFCIFLLGLIVIDCSTYWSHRKKDLGDVFTAGVETPGYGIGVRIGPLATGFVFQGGESEPGKRDLGTGYGLRGGTYGPYRSQQLIFGFLGGEKFHSMPPIETSPKKEETKTPASNSSTSDNFLLLPETPESEQDPNPTPELSDERLNSKSYEIRYLRFYNNPVSERRKAKKEAFFRKYLESLDPDKRNEAIQTFLAQNPKNKDDYPSAFLFEVELYISIRYGIRLGFNFGEFLDFLLGFAGIDLMEDDI, from the coding sequence ATGAAAAAAAGACTCAGCATACATTTTTTCTGTATTTTTCTTTTGGGTCTCATAGTGATCGATTGTTCAACATACTGGTCCCATCGAAAAAAAGATTTAGGGGACGTTTTTACCGCAGGAGTAGAAACTCCAGGTTATGGGATCGGAGTTAGAATAGGACCTCTTGCAACCGGATTTGTTTTTCAAGGTGGGGAATCCGAACCGGGTAAAAGAGACCTAGGAACCGGATACGGATTAAGAGGTGGAACTTACGGACCTTACAGATCTCAACAATTGATCTTTGGGTTTTTAGGTGGGGAAAAGTTCCACTCCATGCCTCCCATAGAAACTTCTCCCAAAAAAGAAGAAACCAAAACGCCTGCATCAAATTCTTCAACAAGCGATAACTTTTTACTTCTGCCTGAAACACCGGAATCGGAACAGGATCCAAACCCTACACCGGAACTTTCAGACGAAAGATTAAATTCTAAAAGTTATGAAATCAGATATTTACGTTTTTATAATAATCCAGTCTCCGAAAGAAGAAAGGCCAAAAAGGAAGCATTCTTTCGAAAATACTTGGAAAGTTTAGATCCGGATAAAAGGAACGAAGCGATCCAAACATTCTTAGCCCAAAACCCTAAAAATAAAGACGATTATCCTTCCGCGTTTTTATTCGAAGTGGAGTTATATATTTCCATTCGATATGGGATCAGATTAGGATTTAATTTCGGGGAATTTTTAGACTTTCTCTTGGGATTTGCCGGAATCGATCTAATGGAAGACGATATCTAA
- a CDS encoding 1-acyl-sn-glycerol-3-phosphate acyltransferase: MNELEETRVRHKNIAVFGGGPMGVHLSVSLAERADRLFLWYFDKKKADRLQKDRSAELLEEFVPLADNIIVTNDFDFLSQGSWVIVIAVPSRQKENVIDKISSYLSEQEEHTIISFTKGLVSTSTRKKTNAITFSDYVIKVREMKESLNMEYVAVAGPNLLSEMAKGKHSFFSIASTGEKASEVMEDLFSGPRNHIKTFEDIRTLELFGVMKNPIAIACGLVNGIPECGSNFEGELISLGFSEILTLLNALELPIKPAMEFGLADLITTATSRSSRNRAYGQRFIRKLISGEDSPNLLERIELFLNPKEFIQKEMSQSETHVEGAYALSTILDLAEEKKVELPLFTTLFEVLTRKVSPTEMIRFVSKSTSDDIRNISRTARKRFGLSLASGKEFQQALRRRVLRHVHSQPGLSDRILKQSGLQIKSLEKRYSEAVETEAGTDLMLLPREIALWQETEAAYENGKSRNLERLVEFYVSEIADEYSPLFRESLIHLVAPARFAIGGFKPGGGLPKIGGNIKEIKALASRYDILYTPTHRSHLDSIEVAFGLRWLGLPVPRYAADKKVMGTPGLARVLKSLGAYMVDRKRNRNLLYLECLTQYSTMMLEAGIPTLVYPEGTRSRTGGIIPIKTGILSTSVDAFKHTGSEVIVVPIVLSYENVPEDVEFAGKDTHLSFRDFLFKRTEVYMDLCEPIPVSRYIQEDDPTLSISMEISRSWQAHHKILPNHIVAKLLMEADGEISSSDLNKMIEEMILTRKGNYLTKDVSEILDRGLKVLNSRKFIKKENGQIKALEPELLQYYGNMVPDPT, encoded by the coding sequence ATGAACGAATTGGAAGAAACTCGAGTCCGTCATAAAAACATCGCCGTCTTTGGAGGCGGGCCGATGGGAGTTCATCTTTCTGTATCCCTAGCCGAAAGAGCTGATAGACTTTTTCTTTGGTACTTTGATAAGAAGAAGGCGGATCGACTTCAAAAAGATAGGTCCGCAGAATTATTGGAAGAATTTGTTCCTCTTGCTGATAATATAATTGTTACAAACGATTTCGATTTTTTATCACAAGGTTCTTGGGTCATTGTTATCGCAGTTCCTTCCAGACAAAAAGAAAATGTGATCGATAAGATCTCTTCTTATCTTTCAGAACAAGAAGAACATACGATCATTTCTTTTACTAAAGGTCTGGTTTCCACTTCTACTCGTAAAAAAACAAATGCTATTACTTTCTCGGACTATGTGATCAAGGTCAGAGAGATGAAAGAAAGTCTGAACATGGAATATGTTGCCGTGGCTGGACCTAATCTTCTTTCAGAGATGGCAAAAGGAAAACATAGTTTTTTCTCGATCGCATCTACTGGTGAAAAAGCTTCCGAAGTCATGGAAGATCTTTTTTCAGGACCTAGAAATCATATTAAAACTTTTGAGGATATCAGGACCTTAGAATTATTCGGAGTGATGAAAAATCCGATCGCGATTGCCTGTGGTCTTGTGAATGGAATCCCTGAATGTGGATCCAATTTTGAAGGTGAATTGATCAGTTTAGGTTTTTCGGAAATATTAACTTTATTAAATGCATTAGAACTTCCGATAAAACCTGCGATGGAATTCGGGTTGGCAGATCTGATTACCACTGCAACTTCTCGATCCAGTCGGAACAGAGCTTATGGACAAAGATTTATCCGTAAACTAATCTCCGGAGAAGACTCTCCCAATTTACTCGAAAGAATTGAACTATTCTTAAATCCAAAAGAATTCATCCAAAAGGAAATGAGCCAGAGTGAAACACATGTAGAAGGAGCATATGCACTTTCTACCATTCTGGATCTGGCTGAAGAGAAAAAAGTGGAACTCCCACTTTTTACTACTCTTTTCGAAGTTCTTACGAGAAAAGTTTCTCCTACGGAAATGATCCGATTCGTTTCCAAATCTACTAGCGACGATATCAGAAATATTTCGAGAACAGCTCGCAAAAGATTCGGTCTGTCTTTAGCATCCGGGAAGGAATTCCAACAGGCTTTAAGAAGAAGGGTGCTTCGACATGTTCATTCTCAACCTGGATTGTCAGATCGGATCTTAAAACAATCCGGATTACAGATCAAATCTTTGGAAAAAAGATATTCCGAAGCAGTGGAGACTGAAGCTGGAACTGATCTAATGCTTCTTCCTCGAGAAATTGCGTTATGGCAAGAAACGGAAGCCGCCTACGAAAACGGAAAGAGTAGAAACTTGGAACGTTTAGTAGAATTTTATGTTTCTGAAATTGCGGACGAATACAGTCCTCTTTTTAGAGAATCTCTTATTCATTTAGTAGCTCCTGCACGTTTTGCAATAGGTGGTTTTAAACCTGGAGGAGGACTTCCTAAGATCGGAGGTAATATAAAAGAGATCAAAGCTTTAGCTTCCAGATACGATATCTTATATACTCCGACTCATAGATCTCATTTGGATTCTATCGAAGTAGCTTTCGGTTTAAGATGGCTTGGACTTCCTGTTCCAAGATATGCAGCTGATAAAAAAGTAATGGGAACACCGGGACTTGCCAGGGTTTTAAAATCCTTGGGTGCTTACATGGTGGATCGAAAAAGAAATCGAAATCTTCTCTATTTGGAATGTTTGACCCAATATTCTACAATGATGTTAGAAGCTGGAATTCCAACATTGGTATATCCTGAGGGAACCAGATCTAGAACCGGCGGGATCATTCCGATCAAAACCGGAATTCTTTCCACATCCGTAGATGCATTTAAACATACTGGAAGTGAAGTGATCGTAGTTCCTATCGTTCTTTCCTATGAGAATGTTCCGGAAGATGTGGAGTTTGCAGGAAAGGACACCCATCTTTCTTTTAGGGATTTTTTATTCAAAAGAACAGAAGTGTATATGGATCTTTGCGAACCGATCCCTGTTTCCAGATATATCCAAGAAGATGATCCTACTCTTTCCATTTCTATGGAGATTTCCAGATCTTGGCAGGCCCATCATAAAATTCTTCCGAATCATATAGTAGCAAAACTTTTGATGGAAGCGGATGGAGAAATCAGTTCTTCCGATCTAAATAAAATGATAGAAGAAATGATCCTGACTAGAAAAGGAAATTATCTGACCAAGGATGTTTCTGAAATTTTAGATCGGGGACTCAAGGTTTTAAATTCCAGAAAGTTTATCAAAAAAGAAAACGGCCAGATCAAGGCATTAGAGCCTGAACTTCTGCAGTATTACGGAAATATGGTACCGGACCCGACCTAG
- the purT gene encoding formate-dependent phosphoribosylglycinamide formyltransferase yields MRKKILLLGSGELGKEFVIAAQRLGQYVITVDSYDGAPAMQVAHEKEVIDMLDGDALDRVVAKHKPDLIVPEIEAIRTERFYEYEKQGYQVVPSAKAANFTMNRKAIRDLASQTLALKTAKYKYASTLEGLKEAISTIGIPCVVKPLMSSSGKGQSVIKTESDIEPAWIASQTKGRTGASEIIVEEFISFESEITLLTVTQKSGRTLFCPPIGHRQERGDYQESWQPAEISDSQLKSAQEMAEKVTKELGGAGIWGVEFFLTKDDVYFSELSPRPHDTGMVTLAGTQSFNEFELHVRTVLGLPIPEILLVRKGASAVILAQTEGQIPNIQGLDKACEMPESDLRIFGKPVTKKYRRMGVALTYSDKDESISMLRKRAVLIASKIKVD; encoded by the coding sequence ATGAGAAAGAAAATACTTCTACTCGGCTCAGGTGAGCTTGGAAAAGAATTCGTAATCGCAGCCCAAAGATTAGGCCAATATGTAATTACGGTTGATAGTTATGACGGCGCACCCGCAATGCAGGTAGCTCATGAAAAAGAAGTCATCGATATGTTGGATGGGGACGCATTAGATAGAGTCGTTGCCAAACATAAACCCGATCTGATCGTTCCAGAAATTGAAGCAATTCGAACCGAAAGATTTTACGAATACGAAAAACAAGGCTACCAAGTAGTTCCAAGCGCTAAGGCTGCAAACTTTACGATGAACCGTAAAGCGATCAGAGACCTTGCTTCTCAAACCTTGGCTCTAAAAACAGCAAAGTATAAATATGCTTCTACCTTAGAAGGTTTGAAAGAGGCAATTTCAACCATAGGAATTCCTTGTGTTGTAAAACCTTTGATGTCTTCTTCCGGCAAAGGGCAATCCGTAATTAAAACCGAATCAGATATTGAACCGGCATGGATCGCTTCTCAAACTAAAGGAAGAACCGGTGCTTCCGAGATCATAGTCGAAGAATTTATCTCTTTCGAATCCGAGATCACTTTGTTAACCGTAACTCAAAAATCCGGAAGAACTTTGTTTTGTCCTCCGATCGGTCATAGACAGGAAAGAGGAGATTACCAAGAAAGTTGGCAACCTGCGGAGATCAGTGATTCTCAACTTAAGTCTGCTCAGGAAATGGCGGAGAAGGTCACTAAAGAGTTAGGCGGCGCAGGTATCTGGGGAGTAGAATTTTTCTTAACGAAGGATGATGTTTATTTTTCGGAACTTTCTCCAAGACCTCATGATACTGGAATGGTTACCTTAGCTGGAACTCAAAGTTTTAACGAATTCGAGTTACATGTTAGAACAGTTTTAGGTCTTCCAATTCCTGAAATTCTTTTAGTGAGAAAAGGAGCAAGCGCTGTAATTCTTGCTCAAACAGAAGGTCAGATCCCTAATATCCAAGGATTAGACAAGGCTTGCGAGATGCCTGAATCGGATCTTAGGATTTTTGGAAAACCGGTCACTAAAAAATACAGAAGGATGGGAGTGGCGCTTACTTATTCAGATAAGGATGAATCCATTTCTATGCTTCGCAAAAGAGCGGTATTGATCGCATCTAAGATCAAAGTGGATTAA
- a CDS encoding FecR family protein produces the protein MNRKLFLLFLIVTFIGSSNFCSKILNTKSKPGLVVIFLTGKVEVERNGKLVSLSLGSVLQKNDTIKTNSGTLDLQTSLGHVIRLKPYTNLSIESLHGDLSEETSLAVRTGLLLVKTNKLSQKEQFKISTPTAIAGVRGTAFSFEVVQGTLPKIKVYEGMVAMTLKAPVSQVISADKISENPNYQKLQKLLEENEIVISEEEEAEVKPEFDQLAQTILNQLDDAAIAQSIESFRDDLVRTVQRGKFERDPRESADLETLVKIDEDLISGSLNNKSLTKEIEKDQSEKLNIALDKVESIAGSQKLDSEEEIKKYYSVLESIHKLDKTVLHGAVVTQVGNTMLVHSTKGTFRLDVSEVEYIKYKNFDVITKKKK, from the coding sequence ATGAATCGAAAACTCTTTCTTCTGTTCCTAATTGTAACATTCATCGGATCTTCAAACTTCTGCTCTAAAATTCTAAACACTAAATCCAAACCAGGTTTAGTAGTCATATTCTTAACCGGAAAAGTTGAAGTAGAAAGAAATGGAAAACTCGTCTCTCTTTCTTTAGGAAGTGTCCTTCAAAAGAACGATACCATCAAAACGAATAGCGGGACCTTGGATCTTCAAACAAGCCTTGGCCATGTAATCCGTTTAAAACCTTATACAAATCTAAGCATTGAGTCTCTTCACGGAGATCTCTCGGAAGAAACTTCCCTCGCCGTTAGAACGGGACTTCTACTTGTAAAAACCAATAAATTAAGCCAGAAAGAGCAGTTCAAAATTTCGACTCCTACTGCTATCGCCGGAGTTCGAGGAACTGCTTTCTCCTTCGAAGTAGTTCAAGGTACACTTCCTAAGATCAAAGTTTATGAGGGAATGGTTGCCATGACCTTAAAGGCTCCGGTCAGTCAGGTAATCTCTGCGGATAAAATTTCAGAAAATCCAAACTACCAAAAACTCCAGAAATTATTGGAAGAAAACGAGATCGTGATCTCCGAGGAAGAAGAGGCGGAAGTTAAACCTGAATTCGACCAACTTGCTCAAACAATTTTGAATCAATTGGATGACGCTGCGATCGCGCAAAGTATTGAAAGTTTTAGAGACGATTTAGTTCGCACTGTCCAAAGAGGAAAATTCGAAAGAGATCCTAGAGAAAGTGCTGATCTGGAAACCTTAGTAAAAATAGACGAGGATCTGATCTCGGGTAGCTTAAACAACAAGTCCTTAACAAAAGAAATAGAGAAAGACCAAAGCGAAAAACTGAATATCGCCTTGGACAAAGTAGAGTCGATAGCAGGTTCCCAAAAACTGGACTCGGAAGAAGAGATCAAAAAATATTACAGCGTCTTAGAATCCATTCATAAACTGGACAAAACGGTTTTACACGGAGCTGTAGTAACTCAAGTAGGAAATACGATGTTGGTCCATTCCACCAAAGGGACCTTTCGTTTGGATGTCTCCGAAGTGGAATACATCAAATACAAAAACTTTGACGTGATCACTAAAAAGAAAAAGTAA
- a CDS encoding glycosyl hydrolase family 18 protein has translation MKIFSRPRSIFTYIICFSLCPLSAQENTWKYTISQDLSSKPSTYWEKVFKPGTSICFTGNYIGANGEVTGVSVPSALQTIGNKNEIRWFPLITFRSESVGKKVLSSPQLRKALVRNLEFYLENHSFYSGIHLDFEGLGPEYSSDYKELLLELQPALRKKSKLLTLAVFPAEGFDPKLSGFHSAIYKKNLADEIVLMAYDLHSTKTAPGPVTEISWAKRNIEYLLKTYKPEQIWFGIPLYGYYWKKDAKRPKLLTQSSDENFVIQNGKEKDGIYLIHTDKGEGSLILDLKLWEEYAKNIKLKGLAFWRLGF, from the coding sequence ATGAAGATCTTTTCAAGACCCAGATCCATTTTTACCTACATCATTTGTTTTTCCCTATGTCCCTTATCGGCTCAGGAGAATACCTGGAAGTATACTATAAGTCAGGATCTAAGCTCCAAGCCGTCAACTTATTGGGAGAAGGTATTCAAACCCGGAACCAGCATTTGTTTTACAGGGAATTATATCGGAGCTAATGGAGAAGTTACCGGGGTTTCGGTACCTTCTGCTCTTCAAACAATTGGAAATAAGAATGAGATCCGGTGGTTTCCTCTCATTACTTTTAGATCAGAATCTGTTGGGAAGAAGGTCCTATCTTCTCCTCAACTCAGAAAGGCCCTCGTTCGAAATCTAGAATTCTATTTGGAGAATCATTCTTTCTATTCAGGCATTCATTTGGATTTTGAAGGTTTAGGACCGGAATACTCTTCTGATTATAAAGAGCTCTTGTTGGAACTCCAACCGGCTTTAAGGAAAAAAAGTAAACTTCTTACATTGGCTGTATTTCCGGCAGAAGGATTCGATCCTAAACTTTCCGGCTTTCACTCCGCAATTTACAAAAAGAATCTCGCAGATGAGATCGTGCTCATGGCTTACGATCTACATTCTACTAAAACTGCTCCGGGACCTGTGACCGAAATCAGTTGGGCAAAACGAAATATTGAATATCTTCTTAAAACTTACAAGCCGGAGCAGATTTGGTTTGGAATTCCTCTTTATGGCTATTATTGGAAGAAGGATGCAAAACGCCCTAAACTTCTAACCCAATCCTCTGACGAAAACTTCGTAATCCAAAACGGAAAAGAAAAGGACGGGATCTATCTGATCCATACGGACAAAGGAGAAGGCAGCCTAATTTTGGATCTTAAACTCTGGGAAGAATATGCAAAAAACATAAAATTAAAAGGACTGGCATTTTGGAGACTTGGGTTTTAG
- a CDS encoding fructosamine kinase family protein, which translates to MAITNTGMGELIRDGLDRLGILSSSKRAEITHHSTSLFELYKARLPDGSQLAIKIIPKKEMAETEAEGLEQLCRLGVRVPEYLGTVHLGKVSLLAMEFVQTGSSAGFREDLIASLKNLYKNEFGSWGWKKDNFIGTLNQANGWFSTFREFYWERRLKPQIELAQARKLLTDKDLSAIRGIFDKFSEDWGLNHVKPRMVHGDLWSGNVLQGKNGFAYLIDPSVAYSHPEQDLAMLQLFGSPLNLEEMQDILATAGLDDPGNLKDRIQFWQLYPVLVHINLFGASYLTSLRHILRYYGVK; encoded by the coding sequence ATGGCAATCACGAATACAGGAATGGGCGAATTGATCCGAGACGGATTAGATCGTCTTGGTATTTTATCCTCCTCCAAAAGGGCGGAGATTACCCATCATTCTACCAGCTTATTCGAGCTCTATAAGGCAAGATTGCCTGACGGTTCTCAACTTGCCATTAAGATCATTCCTAAAAAAGAAATGGCCGAGACTGAGGCAGAAGGTTTGGAGCAACTTTGCAGACTTGGTGTGAGGGTGCCTGAATATCTAGGAACTGTTCACCTAGGAAAAGTTTCACTTCTTGCAATGGAATTTGTACAAACAGGTTCTTCTGCCGGGTTTAGAGAAGATCTAATTGCCAGTTTAAAAAATTTATATAAAAACGAATTCGGTTCCTGGGGTTGGAAGAAGGATAACTTTATCGGAACACTCAACCAAGCTAACGGATGGTTTTCCACCTTCCGTGAATTTTATTGGGAAAGAAGATTAAAACCTCAGATTGAACTTGCACAAGCTCGAAAACTTCTGACAGACAAAGACTTATCGGCAATCCGTGGGATCTTTGATAAGTTTTCGGAAGATTGGGGATTGAATCATGTAAAACCTAGAATGGTCCATGGAGATCTTTGGTCCGGGAATGTTTTGCAAGGTAAGAACGGTTTCGCTTATTTGATAGATCCGTCTGTGGCTTATTCTCATCCGGAGCAAGACCTTGCAATGTTGCAATTATTCGGAAGTCCTTTAAATTTGGAAGAGATGCAAGATATTCTGGCCACTGCAGGCTTAGATGATCCCGGCAATTTGAAGGATAGGATCCAGTTCTGGCAATTATATCCGGTGCTTGTTCATATCAATTTATTCGGAGCCTCTTACCTGACTAGTCTCCGGCATATTCTTCGCTATTATGGCGTGAAATAG
- a CDS encoding TetR/AcrR family transcriptional regulator has product MPKIAKKKTQTSSKPKEKNSKLNLRKSPSQKRAIERVQYILDIVADLLDEVGTDGLTTNLIAQRAGIPIGSLYQYFPNKHAILKAVGQRHLERVNSMILNFLDTPPNKAEWENIVDKLIDAFAQLYKSEPGFIPMWSNKNLDPELVAIDRENNRAIANFIAELFFGVIPWMKKKEEMMVMSRIMVEVSDSVLSRWLRERQDSALADGILQELKTMLKAYMNYYIQRGSK; this is encoded by the coding sequence TTGCCCAAAATCGCAAAAAAGAAAACGCAAACTTCCTCTAAACCAAAAGAGAAAAACTCTAAGTTAAATCTGAGAAAATCACCTTCTCAAAAAAGAGCTATAGAGAGGGTCCAGTATATCCTGGATATAGTCGCAGATCTTTTGGATGAAGTCGGAACAGATGGTCTGACTACAAACCTGATCGCTCAAAGAGCTGGGATACCTATCGGTTCCTTATACCAATATTTTCCGAATAAACATGCCATCCTAAAAGCTGTTGGACAAAGGCATTTGGAAAGAGTGAACTCAATGATCCTGAACTTTCTGGATACTCCTCCGAACAAAGCGGAATGGGAAAATATAGTAGATAAACTCATAGATGCGTTCGCTCAACTTTATAAATCCGAACCTGGGTTTATACCAATGTGGTCGAATAAAAACTTAGATCCGGAACTTGTAGCTATAGATAGAGAGAATAACAGAGCAATCGCCAATTTTATCGCGGAGCTATTTTTCGGGGTCATTCCTTGGATGAAGAAAAAAGAGGAAATGATGGTCATGTCCAGGATCATGGTAGAAGTATCTGATTCCGTTCTAAGTCGCTGGCTACGAGAAAGGCAAGATAGTGCGCTCGCAGATGGGATCTTACAAGAATTGAAAACGATGCTTAAGGCTTATATGAATTATTATATCCAGAGAGGATCTAAATGA
- a CDS encoding rhomboid family intramembrane serine protease: MKAFLFEFPLTAFIVALITISQIFLTIFVPEEIINAFFISRPGEFYPWKWIGMVFLHADFTHLFWNMIFLFFLGRIVEYKVGQVKWLLFFFMGALVSGGLDSFVRGMILGENQPAIGASGAVSGLAAVAALLSPFSIRVRKRSYPFPVFAVAWLMVYSDITNLFSRDQVAHWAHLGGFISVVFTAYFLNNKIKRELHTGFALNLVFVVLLLILGFFVGAR, from the coding sequence ATGAAGGCCTTTCTATTCGAATTTCCTTTAACCGCTTTTATCGTAGCTCTGATCACTATTTCTCAAATATTTCTTACTATATTCGTTCCGGAAGAAATTATAAACGCGTTTTTCATTAGTCGTCCCGGAGAATTCTATCCTTGGAAATGGATCGGAATGGTCTTCTTACATGCAGACTTCACTCATTTGTTTTGGAATATGATCTTTCTATTTTTTTTAGGAAGGATCGTGGAATACAAAGTAGGCCAAGTAAAATGGCTTCTGTTCTTTTTTATGGGCGCTCTTGTTTCCGGGGGTTTGGATTCTTTTGTAAGAGGAATGATTTTAGGAGAAAATCAACCTGCTATCGGAGCGTCAGGCGCTGTGTCCGGACTCGCTGCAGTAGCCGCTTTACTTTCTCCTTTTTCTATTCGAGTCAGAAAGAGAAGTTATCCTTTTCCTGTTTTCGCAGTAGCTTGGCTTATGGTATACTCTGATATCACCAATTTATTTTCTAGGGACCAGGTTGCACATTGGGCTCATTTAGGCGGATTTATCTCAGTAGTATTCACTGCATATTTTTTGAATAATAAGATCAAACGAGAACTACATACAGGATTTGCATTAAACTTAGTATTTGTTGTTTTACTCTTAATCTTGGGATTTTTTGTCGGGGCGAGATAA
- a CDS encoding alcohol dehydrogenase catalytic domain-containing protein, with translation MIEVRFTAYEYNSNDSFSNSVYEMKGSEESGWQILRNSSPYLELGKGYRLLKTELCGICSTDLDRRFLPFPLPQIIGHEVVASDYLTGKKYVLEINDTVVSRGEEADPFCRVGIPTHSPTRMVLGIDRLPGGFGPYILAPKGNLVETKQLEDMEAVLLEPFAASLHGVEVSIDRAGSDFKKIAVLGPRRLGSLVIAALDLYRKRNNLNYEIVSFIRHQNLADLSLRMGADQVLYFSNLGETDIKEGLLFEKNVIAPTTASWSDYKHSFDLVFDTTGSISGLETSIHLTQKEIHRKTTNGQASLGITHLTELVVDEISITNLRSDFSELVWGIETISPAWVFVSSSLSLNKEEKELLANLEKKDKIKIFIGSIEEGTKFLGSKEFAGALPRFDFAIVDSSSELDLVIRPDAKEEKSLVRPRGFILVSKSAERESNLFLDWITRGGILSTSRCGDFVRTRELLASEPGFIKSVSENLISKEFDSGSIPEAYTDARKPENIKVVVRHKAS, from the coding sequence TTGATAGAAGTTCGATTTACTGCTTACGAATATAATTCTAACGATTCTTTCTCTAATTCAGTTTATGAAATGAAAGGTTCGGAAGAATCCGGATGGCAGATTTTGCGAAATTCCTCTCCTTATTTAGAACTCGGAAAAGGTTATAGACTTCTCAAAACAGAACTTTGTGGGATCTGCTCCACTGATTTGGATCGCAGATTTTTGCCATTTCCACTGCCTCAGATCATCGGTCACGAAGTAGTCGCATCCGATTATCTTACCGGAAAAAAATACGTATTAGAAATTAATGATACAGTAGTTTCCAGAGGAGAAGAAGCGGATCCTTTTTGCCGAGTTGGAATTCCAACACATAGTCCAACCAGAATGGTTTTGGGAATAGATCGTTTGCCTGGGGGATTCGGGCCTTATATACTCGCACCTAAAGGGAACTTGGTAGAAACAAAACAATTAGAAGATATGGAAGCAGTTCTATTAGAACCGTTCGCTGCTTCTTTGCATGGTGTAGAAGTTTCTATTGATCGGGCCGGATCAGATTTCAAAAAGATCGCAGTTTTAGGCCCAAGGCGTTTAGGCTCTTTAGTGATAGCTGCTTTAGATCTATATCGAAAAAGAAATAATCTAAACTACGAAATCGTTTCTTTCATTCGGCACCAAAACTTAGCGGATCTATCTTTGAGAATGGGTGCAGATCAGGTTTTATACTTTTCCAATTTGGGAGAAACTGATATTAAAGAAGGTCTTTTATTCGAGAAGAATGTAATAGCTCCTACAACTGCGTCTTGGTCCGATTACAAACATTCTTTTGATCTAGTATTCGATACCACCGGTTCTATTTCCGGATTGGAAACTAGTATTCATCTTACCCAAAAAGAAATTCATAGAAAGACTACGAATGGTCAGGCATCTCTCGGAATTACACATCTGACTGAGCTAGTAGTGGATGAGATTTCTATTACAAATCTAAGATCCGATTTTTCAGAATTGGTCTGGGGAATTGAAACGATCTCGCCGGCATGGGTTTTTGTTTCTTCTTCTCTTTCCTTAAACAAAGAAGAAAAGGAACTATTAGCTAATCTGGAAAAGAAGGATAAAATTAAGATCTTTATAGGTTCAATCGAAGAAGGAACCAAGTTTTTAGGATCTAAAGAATTCGCAGGTGCTTTGCCACGATTCGATTTTGCAATCGTAGATTCTTCTTCGGAACTGGACTTAGTGATCCGCCCTGATGCAAAGGAAGAAAAATCCTTGGTTCGACCAAGAGGTTTTATTCTCGTTTCGAAATCTGCAGAGCGGGAATCCAATTTGTTTTTAGATTGGATTACAAGAGGCGGAATTTTGAGCACAAGTAGATGTGGGGACTTTGTTCGGACCAGAGAGCTTCTTGCATCCGAGCCTGGATTTATAAAATCCGTTTCTGAAAATTTGATTAGCAAAGAATTCGATTCCGGATCAATCCCGGAAGCGTATACAGACGCAAGAAAACCGGAGAATATAAAAGTGGTTGTCAGGCATAAAGCTTCCTGA